The following coding sequences lie in one Montipora foliosa isolate CH-2021 chromosome 11, ASM3666993v2, whole genome shotgun sequence genomic window:
- the LOC137977313 gene encoding uncharacterized protein, translating into MIHWNIAHSCGLDVSNKWYEHKPEGVIENDHVKLLWDFNIQTSTYIHARRSDVVVVDRNKKTCNIIDIAVPVDAGIVEKEKEKVEKYQDLRREVARQEKCR; encoded by the coding sequence ATGATCCACTGGAACATCGCACACTCATGCGGCCTTGATGTATCAAACAAATGGTACGAGCATAAACCCGAAGGGGTAATTGAAAACGATCATGTTAAACTCCTCTGGGACTTTAACATCCAGACATCTACTTACATCCACGCGAGAAGATCAGACGTGGTTGTAGTGGACAGGAACAAAAAGACCTGCAACATTATCGATATTGCTGTCCCTGTAGATGCTGGAATCGTcgagaaagagaaggagaaagttgaaaagtacCAAGACCTACGAAGAGAGGTGGCACGCCAAGAGAAATGCAGATGA
- the LOC137977315 gene encoding uncharacterized protein — MNFDAVPTFAQVERRKARKWRKSADNYQREVLVEELRSKQSHLLHLKENVYEAHEALREECSTLRCVAATHVLSALRNDLYKDLMLTHSNKICRLISKKLDVDEHIKNISSYCLSFFEKQVICRGLKFSLPQKVSPIDVQASFEKLYWKIDDKLSDPNLKELAASTLRSIALNYIQRKSPNPPKALVKALNRLKERDDIVITRIRDLKEKELKAVLHQVLPEKLAESLSPKGSRLAHLYGLPKTHKPTLSMRPILSALGTYNYKLAKWLEEKLKPLSVNQYTIDDALGFSKEIRKHPVLEDDILVSYDLTSLFTNVPVQETINILVDKAFTDNWFNSTYDLNLRKDQLTQLLRMASTDQLFQFDGQLYEQCEGVAMGSPLGPLLANLFMCHLEERLSDNDLIPPFYRRYVDDTLAIMPGLDVTESFLDALNGLHPSIHFTMELSNNDSIPFIGMLITKMGNKLETQVYRKPTNTGLLLHFQSRTDLRYKKCLIKTMVHRATELSTTHQAFVDECRHLKSLFNHLGYPSSLVNRIIDKCDYHSTLDDKTKPAETLRISIPFKDQVSANMVKRQMRDLSSKISIDVQPIYTCKKLEQDLKLKEIKPRIVNQHSVVYCFKCDLCDSNYVGYTTRYLFQRIADHRYSAIGRHLRDAHGKRNIDLLNESQFRMLKKCTGSRKRPLKESDWY; from the exons ATGAACTTCGATGCTGTGCCTACTTTTGCTCAAGTCGAACGAAGAAAAGCTCGAAAATGGAGAAAGTCCGCCGACAACTACCAACGAGAAGTCTTGGTCGAAGAACTACGCTCCAAGCAATCCCATTTGCTTCATTTAAAGGAGAATGTCTACGAGGCACACGAAGCTTTGAGGGAGGAGTGCTCGACGTTACGCTGTGTGGCCGCCACTCACGTATTATCAGCTTTACGTAATGATTTGTACAAAGACTTGATGCTTACCCACTCGAATAAAATCTGTCGTCTTATCTCGAAGAAGTTGGATGTTGATGAACATATTAAGAATATTTCTTCATATTGTTTATCATTCTTTGAGAAGCAAGTCATATGCAGaggtttgaaattttctttgcCACAGAAGGTCTCACCAATTGACGTTCAAGCCAGCTTTGAGAAATTGTATTGGAAAATCGATGATAAATTATCAGATCCTAATCTTAAAGAACTAGCGGCGTCTACACTACGATCCATTGCTTTGAATTATATCCAAAGGAAAAGCCCTAATCCACCTAAAGCTCTTGTTAAGGCGCTCAATCGTCTAAAAGAACGAGATGACATTGTCATCACAAGGATAAGGGATCTG AAAGAAAAAGAGTTGAAAGCAGTTTTACATCAAGTTCTTCCTGAGAAACTGGCTGAATCGTTATCTCCCAAAGGTTCCCGATTAGCGCACTTGTATGGATTACCAAAAACTCACAAGCCTACTCTGAGTATGCGCCCAATTCTGTCAGCCTTAGGGACATACAACTATAAGTTAGCTAAGTGGTTGGAGGAAAAGCTTAAGCCTCTCTCGGTGAATCAATACACTATTGATGATGCTCTTGGTTTCTCTAAAGAAATTCGCAAACATCCTGTCCTTGAAGATGATATACTGGTCTCGTATGACTTAACGTCATTGTTCACAAATGTCCCAGTTCAGGAAACAATCAACATCCTCGTCGATAAAGCCTTCACCGATAATTGGTTCAATTCAACGTATGATCTCAACTTACGGAAGGATCAGCTCACTCAACTTCTCAGAATGGCCTCCACGGATCAACTTTTCCAGTTTGATGGTCAACTTTACGAACAGTGCGAAGGAGTTGCTATGGGGTCCCCCCTTGGTCCTTTGTTGGCGAACTTGTTTATGTGTCATCTGGAAGAAAGACTATCTGACAATGATTTAATTCCTCCTTTTTACAGGCGGTACGTTGACGATACGCTTGCAATAATGCCTGGACTCGATGTAACTGAAAGTTTCCTCGATGCACTCAATGGACTCCACCCTAGTATTCATTTCACTATGGAACTTTCCAACAATGACTCAATTCCTTTTATTGGAATGTTGATAACAAAGATGGGCAACAAGTTGGAGACCCAGGTCTATCGTAAACCTACGAATACGGGccttttacttcattttcaaagtcGCACCGATTTGCGCTACAAGAAGTGTCttatcaaaacaatggttcatcGTGCAACGGAATTGTCCACTACGCATCAAGCATTCGTCGATGAATGTAGGCATctaaaatctttgtttaatcACCTTGGTTACCCTAGTTCTCTGGTGAATCGTATCATCGACAAATGTGATTATCACTCTACATTAGATGATAAGACAAAACCTGCTGAAACTTTAAGAATCAGCATTCCGTTCAAAGATCAAGTCTCAGCGAACATGGTAAAAAGGCAAATGCGCGATCTCAGTTCAAAAATCAGCATTGATGTACAGCCAATCTACACCTGCAAGAAACTTGAGCAGGATCTaaagcttaaagaaatcaagccacgtatcgtaaatcagcatagcgttgtttattgctttaaatgtgatttgtgtgattcaaattacgtcggatatacgacgcgctatctgtttcaacgcattgctgatcatCGATATTCTGCCATTGGTCGCCATCTGAGAGATGCCCATGGGAAAAGGAACATTGACTTACTCAATGAGAGCCAGTttagaatgcttaaaaaatgtaccg gctctcgtaagcgaccactcaAAGAGTCTGATTGGTATTAG